A portion of the Pangasianodon hypophthalmus isolate fPanHyp1 chromosome 20, fPanHyp1.pri, whole genome shotgun sequence genome contains these proteins:
- the cpne1 gene encoding copine-1 isoform X1: MATQYMTKIELCISCKNLLDKDIGSKSDPLCVLLQSVGDDKWTEVDRTERVKNCQDPEFSKRLCIDYFFERVQKLKLGIYDIDNKSVDLKDDDYLGGFECTLGQIVSSKKITNPLQLKPGKPAGKGTITIVAEEVRDNRAIVLETEAKNLDKKDVFGKSDPFLEFFKQADDGTWQLVHRTEVIKNNLNPSWKKFAVSLHTFCNGDLNKPIKVHCFDYDNDGSHDLIGVFQTKVAELLKVDSGSTVEFECIHPEKQKKKKSYKNSGIVRFKYCKLEAQYTFLDYVMGGCQINFTVGIDFTGSNGDPRSPDSLHYLSPDGVNQYLSAIWSVGLVIQDYDMDKLFPAFGFGAQVPPKFEVSHEFALNFNPSNPYCKGVEGIVQAYRGVLPQVRLYGPTNFSPIINHVARIAATAAQQPTAAQYFVLLIITDGEITDLDQTKQAIVNSSKLPMSIIIVGVGEADFKAMEVLDGDNGVLKSPTGEQVARDIVQFVPFKDFVKAPREALAQSVLAEVPNQLVSYFKMRNLSPVNLPAPRK; this comes from the exons atggcGACCCAGTATATGACCAAGATTGAACTCTGCATATCCTGCAAAAACCTTCTAGACAAAGATATTGGCTCAAAATCGGACCCACTGTGTGTTCTGCTGCAGAGTGTGGGGGATGACAAATGGACCGAA GTGGACCGCACAGAAAGAGTGAAGAACTGCCAGGACCCAGAGTTTTCCAAAAGACTGTGTATTGACTACTTTTTTGAAAGGGTGCAAAAACTAAAGCTAGGTATCTACGACATTGACAACAAAAGTGTCGACCTTAAAGATGACGACTACTTGGGAGGTTTTGAGTGTACCCTTGGCCAG ATTGTGTCAAGTAAGAAGATTACCAATCCTCTTCAGCTCAAACCAGGCAAACCAGCTGGCAAAGGCACAATAACG ATTGTCGCAGAAGAAGTGAGGGATAACCGAGCCATTGTGCTGGAGACAGAAGCCAAAAATCTGGACAAGAAG GATGTGTTTGGCAAATCTGATCCTTTCCTGGAGTTCTTTAAGCAGGCTGATGATGGCACATGGCAGCTAGTCCACAGGACTGAG GTCATTAAGAATAATTTGAACCCATCCTGGAAGAAATTTGCAGTTTCTCTACATACTTTCTGTAATGGAGACCTGAACAAGCCAATTAAG GTCCACTGCTTTGATTATGATAACGATGGCTCACATGATCTCATTGGCGTTTTTCAAACTAAAGTGGCTGAGCTTCTGAAAGTAGACAGTGGTTCTACG GTGGAGTTTGAGTGTATTCATccagagaagcagaagaagaaaaagagctaTAAGAATTCCGGCATTGTCCGTTTCAAATACTGCAAG TTAGAGGCACAGTACACATTCCTGGACTATGTGATGGGAGGTTGCCAAATTAATTTTACG GTGGGTATCGACTTCACTGGCTCTAATGGAGACCCTCGCTCCCCGGATTCTCTGCACTACCTCAGTCCTGATGGGGTAAACCAGTACCTCAGTGCAATCTGGTCTGTGGGCCTTGTGATCCAGGATTATGACAT GGATAAATTGTTTCCTGCCTTTGGATTTGGTGCTCAGGTGCCTCCAAAGTTTGAG GTGTCGCATGAGTTTGCTCTAAATTTCAATCCCAGTAACCCTTACTGCAAAG gAGTGGAGGGCATCGTACAGGCGTATCGCGGTGTTCTGCCACAGGTGCGTCTGTACGGCCCAACTAACTTTTCCCCCATCATCAACCATGTGGCTCGTATCGCTGCAACAGCAGCTCAGCAGCCAACTGCAGCG CAATATTTCGTGCTGTTGATCATAACGGACGGAGAGATCACTGATCTGGACCAGACCAAGCAGGCCATAGTCAACAGCTCCAAGCTCCCCATGTCCATCATTATTGTGGGTGTTGGTGAGGCAGACTTTAAGGCCATGGAGGTACTGGATGGAGATAACGGTGTCCTTAAATCTCCCACCGGCGAACAAGTGGCAAGAGATATAGTACAGTTTGTGCCTTTCAAAGACTTTGTCAAG GCTCCCAGAGAAGCTCTGGCCCAAAGTGTTCTTGCTGAAGTGCCCAATCAGCTAGTGTCTTACTTCAAGATGAGGAATCTGAGCCCTGTCAACCTTCCTGCTCCTAGAAAGTAG
- the cpne1 gene encoding copine-1 isoform X2, whose product MATQYMTKIELCISCKNLLDKDIGSKSDPLCVLLQSVGDDKWTEVDRTERVKNCQDPEFSKRLCIDYFFERVQKLKLGIYDIDNKSVDLKDDDYLGGFECTLGQIVSSKKITNPLQLKPGKPAGKGTITIVAEEVRDNRAIVLETEAKNLDKKDVFGKSDPFLEFFKQADDGTWQLVHRTEVIKNNLNPSWKKFAVSLHTFCNGDLNKPIKVACYDKDEDTSSDLIGEFTCTAARLLEAKDQGVEFECIHPEKQKKKKSYKNSGIVRFKYCKLEAQYTFLDYVMGGCQINFTVGIDFTGSNGDPRSPDSLHYLSPDGVNQYLSAIWSVGLVIQDYDMDKLFPAFGFGAQVPPKFEVSHEFALNFNPSNPYCKGVEGIVQAYRGVLPQVRLYGPTNFSPIINHVARIAATAAQQPTAAQYFVLLIITDGEITDLDQTKQAIVNSSKLPMSIIIVGVGEADFKAMEVLDGDNGVLKSPTGEQVARDIVQFVPFKDFVKAPREALAQSVLAEVPNQLVSYFKMRNLSPVNLPAPRK is encoded by the exons atggcGACCCAGTATATGACCAAGATTGAACTCTGCATATCCTGCAAAAACCTTCTAGACAAAGATATTGGCTCAAAATCGGACCCACTGTGTGTTCTGCTGCAGAGTGTGGGGGATGACAAATGGACCGAA GTGGACCGCACAGAAAGAGTGAAGAACTGCCAGGACCCAGAGTTTTCCAAAAGACTGTGTATTGACTACTTTTTTGAAAGGGTGCAAAAACTAAAGCTAGGTATCTACGACATTGACAACAAAAGTGTCGACCTTAAAGATGACGACTACTTGGGAGGTTTTGAGTGTACCCTTGGCCAG ATTGTGTCAAGTAAGAAGATTACCAATCCTCTTCAGCTCAAACCAGGCAAACCAGCTGGCAAAGGCACAATAACG ATTGTCGCAGAAGAAGTGAGGGATAACCGAGCCATTGTGCTGGAGACAGAAGCCAAAAATCTGGACAAGAAG GATGTGTTTGGCAAATCTGATCCTTTCCTGGAGTTCTTTAAGCAGGCTGATGATGGCACATGGCAGCTAGTCCACAGGACTGAG GTCATTAAGAATAATTTGAACCCATCCTGGAAGAAATTTGCAGTTTCTCTACATACTTTCTGTAATGGAGACCTGAACAAGCCAATTAAG GTGGCTTGTTATGATAAGGATGAAGATACCAGCTCTGACCTAATAGGAGAGTTCACTTGCACTGCAGCCAGACTGCTGGAGGCTAAGGACCAGGGG GTGGAGTTTGAGTGTATTCATccagagaagcagaagaagaaaaagagctaTAAGAATTCCGGCATTGTCCGTTTCAAATACTGCAAG TTAGAGGCACAGTACACATTCCTGGACTATGTGATGGGAGGTTGCCAAATTAATTTTACG GTGGGTATCGACTTCACTGGCTCTAATGGAGACCCTCGCTCCCCGGATTCTCTGCACTACCTCAGTCCTGATGGGGTAAACCAGTACCTCAGTGCAATCTGGTCTGTGGGCCTTGTGATCCAGGATTATGACAT GGATAAATTGTTTCCTGCCTTTGGATTTGGTGCTCAGGTGCCTCCAAAGTTTGAG GTGTCGCATGAGTTTGCTCTAAATTTCAATCCCAGTAACCCTTACTGCAAAG gAGTGGAGGGCATCGTACAGGCGTATCGCGGTGTTCTGCCACAGGTGCGTCTGTACGGCCCAACTAACTTTTCCCCCATCATCAACCATGTGGCTCGTATCGCTGCAACAGCAGCTCAGCAGCCAACTGCAGCG CAATATTTCGTGCTGTTGATCATAACGGACGGAGAGATCACTGATCTGGACCAGACCAAGCAGGCCATAGTCAACAGCTCCAAGCTCCCCATGTCCATCATTATTGTGGGTGTTGGTGAGGCAGACTTTAAGGCCATGGAGGTACTGGATGGAGATAACGGTGTCCTTAAATCTCCCACCGGCGAACAAGTGGCAAGAGATATAGTACAGTTTGTGCCTTTCAAAGACTTTGTCAAG GCTCCCAGAGAAGCTCTGGCCCAAAGTGTTCTTGCTGAAGTGCCCAATCAGCTAGTGTCTTACTTCAAGATGAGGAATCTGAGCCCTGTCAACCTTCCTGCTCCTAGAAAGTAG